The DNA window GGCGGGCCATCAGTGTTTGAAAGTCGAGATGAAATTTGACCTTCTTTTCGAAGAAATAGGATTCCGCGATTAACAGGTCTGCATCCTTCGCCGCCGGAATGAGTGTGTCGGTCCATTCCGTGTCGCCCAAATAGGTTATGATTCTTCCTCCACACGCAATCCGTAACGCCAGTGGTGGGGCCCCGCAAGGATGCTCCACCAAGTAGGGGGTCACCGTGATTTCGCCCAATTCGTGCGGACGTTCGAGTTCCAGCTCTCTGAATTCCATGGGAAATTTCTGGTGCACCACTGACGAGCCGGGAAACATCACCTCCATCGCCTCGGCCACTCTCTTTTTCGTGCCAGCAGGACCGGCGATCAGCAAGGCCTGGGTCCGTTTGCTGATGAACTGGGCATCAAGGAGAAAAAATGGAATGCCACCAAAGTGGTCGCCGTGTAAATGGGAAAGCAAAATCAAGCTGATCGCATTGGGATCGACACCGTACCGACGCATCGCAATCAGGGCAGAAGCCCCGCAATCTATCAAGAATTGACTCTTGGTCCCGGTAACCAGGATACAGGTCTGCAACCGCCCCCCACTCCCAAAAGCATCCCCACTCCCCAGAAATTGCACGTGAATCCTTCCCATCGCGTGCGCCCTCCGTTGCCTTGACAAGGCAGTGTTCCGGCCAACCGACACTCACCAATATGCACGTGCGGGGCGGGGGTAGCCATCACCGACGCAACCGGACCTAACCAGCCGGTTGCTCTACAGGGTGCAGGAGGTTAGGTGGGCTCGCTCGGTGCAGGAAGACGTGGTGCCGGGAGCGGGAGTCGAACCCGCACGGGCGCGAAGGCCCAACAGATTTTGAGACCGT is part of the Candidatus Methylomirabilota bacterium genome and encodes:
- a CDS encoding MBL fold metallo-hydrolase translates to MGRIHVQFLGSGDAFGSGGRLQTCILVTGTKSQFLIDCGASALIAMRRYGVDPNAISLILLSHLHGDHFGGIPFFLLDAQFISKRTQALLIAGPAGTKKRVAEAMEVMFPGSSVVHQKFPMEFRELELERPHELGEITVTPYLVEHPCGAPPLALRIACGGRIITYLGDTEWTDTLIPAAKDADLLIAESYFFEKKVKFHLDFQTLMARLDDLRPRRLIVTHMSQDMLARLDTLGCEYAEDGKVVEI